TAGAGCTGATGAAGGAACGATTGTCGGTGGATTGCTACCAAAGTgacttttcctttcgcttttttttctttaaatcgaagctttctctctctctttctttctctttctctctgtcaatctctttcacacacacttCCGAAGTCCTTTATTATTATTCCCCCTGCTTTCCTTGTGGCCTGTGATGAAAGTAAATAACTGCTAATCGATTCAAATGGCCACCATACTTTatagaaggaagaaaaaactcttcagatctaaaataataaaaacaatgaaTGCAAATTGATACAAAACTACCGTTGGCTGCAAAATGCATAGAATTCCAACAATACGATGATTTAGATGAAGAACAGAAAGTGATAAACTGACGTAAGAGATGAAAACAGTGACAATGCACTGCGGGCAAGTAGCATAGTGAATTCTAAAACAATGAAATGTTCAAATAAATTCGTTTTTCATATattcaaagtttttgtttggacAAATGTGTTACAATGACGTTTTAACAGTGTTGGTGCTATTATTTaagatttaataaatattcaaatataaCATAATTTTATAACATAATTATATGGGCGGCCTGGTGGtttaggcgacaacggcgccggtcttcaaacggcaggaccggggttcaaatcccatccggacggtccccccgtagtaaggattGACTAACTACGTCGTGGTACCACCGGCAGTCTAGtaatgaccttagaggtcattaagccaagaagaagaagaagaagaagattactATATATAATTAGGAAATTACACAAACTTTGTCGCACTATCACGTGTTAaaaaattgtacttttttcaCAGTACTACACTTTTGTTCCATAATGAAGAAAGTCAAACACAAGGagcgatatttttatttcttcattttgttcCAAAAATACTTGCCCACTGTGCAACGCTAAGCTAGTAAACCACCTGTCTAGTAGACTGACCGTGACCAGAAACAGTGACATTGATCTACCATGGATCGGTCACCGCTTTACGGTAGCGAACGTACTCGACCGCATCATCCGTACAAGACTGCGAACTGGGGACGGATTGATTACGTTCGTGTTTCCGCCACAGAATCCAATTATCCTGGCCGAACGACCCGGCTAGCCTGTGGTTTGCAAAGGTGTCGCTTTTCCTGATACGAAATTGAGCGCGCGCGTCATGATAAACTTTAATCAACATACCTGCAGTAACCTTTCGACATCGGTGCACTTAAATGGAAAAGATGCCTTACTTGGTCTTCTTCTCTCCATGCAAATCATCTACTTCCTCTCAAATACTGCACCAATTCGAAACAGATAAATCGAATGGAACTTACCAAGTTCTCAGCATAGTCACCCATCTCCTAATAATAAACTGTCAGACGCACCAAAAACACCAAAGCCCTTTGAGCTGTTATTACCTGTCTGTCGCTTCtcgttggaaaataaatctatAAAAACTGACTTGGCAGACGCAGCATCGTTTTGTTAATTCTATTAATTGGTTCCTGAGAAAATTGCATACCTCCGAAAAACGGAATCCCTGCCTCGACTCAGAgctatcgtgtgcgtgtgcttctCGGAAATTAAACCTGATCTCAACACACAACATCACCGATCCAGCGAAGACTACCGAAAGCTAACTTTTTCTCTGTCTCTGGACAAGTGTCTCTGAGTGCTGGGGCCTTGCAGGCTCGGGAGGGAGAACACGAATTAGCTCCAAACGCAGCGGTAGAGTCTAATGATGATCGCGTTGGTTGGCATCGTCTGCACGTCATATTATTATCATCTTTATAAAGATTGCTTCTATAAATTATCTCTTAACTCTTCACTCCTGACATTAATCTATGATTATCGAAATCGTCTCGAGACACTCgaacactttttcttcttgtttcactgaatttaaaactgtttcaaatgttttattaaagAGAGTAtgttaataaaacatttttgagaaatcGTTTCACAAAActaactttattttattttgttttgtttctgcacATGTAAAGCCGTCCTAGGACGtctgaaggagaaaaaattacACATCTTCTGCTAGCGAAGAGACAATAAATAACTCCAACACCAGCACTGACCCCAATTACTCAAATCGAGAATTTTAGGGTTGATTTCGCTTGACGTATTCTTCGTGCCTGTTCGCTTCGTACACACTAACAGGGCCTGTGATGACCACTGCCAAACTCACCTATGGGATGCGAGCAGGCAAAAATCACCCCTGCATTGGACGAGCAGGAATGCAGAACACTTTCCTCCGTCAGTGTATACATGGGCTATTCTTGTTTTCGTGAGCATTCTTAAAAAGGGTGAAGGATTCCTTGAGAAAATTAGCTAAAGATTGAATATCAAGTAGCAATAAATCGTTCAAGCGTCTTTTCGCTACAAAAGGTCAACACACCAGAGTAGAGGGACCGGGATCAATCCCTTCGTTTTATCGACTTTCTTTCATTCGCACAACGGTCAATTAGATGTTAGAAGTGCTAGATAAAATTCATCTTAGCCACATCAACGATTTCGTTGTAGTACGCCACCACAAGTAACAAGGACTGTGTTTTGCCTTAGCTGTAATGCAGGTGAATTAAAAAGAGTGCCACTTTTACACAATACGAATACAAAATTAACTTCATTTCAAGGATGGCTTTACTTTGCGGATTTTAATGTTTACTTACAAAGCCAGATATCGAAACACAACCGTATCATCTTCCTGTTGACAGATTTTACCATCCAGCTACAAGTATAATCAAGTTAAGACAGCCAGAATTGGCTGGCCAAGATTTAGAAGTTTAGGCAGAAGAATTGGCTAGCACAAACCATTTCAATCGTTAACCCTTAGCAAGGAATGTATGTCCGCTTGTAAATAAGTCATTAAATGACCGGCAAGACTTTGAAATCgctaaccaaacaaaacaaaactagatAATGaacaaagaaagagaaagagaatgtTAACAATTCGGGCAATGCAGATCAAGACCACTAAAGAGTTACTATTTAAAAGCAATAATTTATCGAAACAATCTTATCAATCTGTAAAGTCAAATATACATagtatttatgatttttttttaggtgagATGACAAcgtcgccggtcttcaaacggctgaaccgtgttcaaatcccaaccagACCGTTCCCTTCCAATGAGTACTGATCCAACTATATGGTATCGATCGTCTAGAAAGCGAATAGGTGTCCGGTGTGATCTAGAAGGCCGTTGAGCcgagaagatgaagaagatttCATTGACAAAGTGCTTTAAGTATTCGCCCAAGTTATGCATTTAAACACTTATCTAAGAGCTTGGTAGATCCGGCCATAAAAgtagaaaaagatttttaatacATTCAAATGCAAATCGAAACAATTGCATATCTCAATACACTTGCCAAACTTGTAATCCCCATTTtcagaactgactatccatgTTCGGGAAAATAATGACGTAGAATGCattattaacttttttttaaataattacatGAGGGGTCCGTCGGTGGAACGAAGATTTTTTACATCTGCGAGGTTTCAAACTGAAATCAAAAGACCTGAATGGTATATTTGCAATTGTTGAAGAAGTGCACTATGAACTGCTCACCTTTAGCCTAGACATTCACCCCTTAACTTTTTCGAGCGCAAATAACACAATcataaattgattttgttttttaaatgcaaactGTAAATTTGCAGGAAATgtattatgtttttaatttaaaaaaacgctACCTTCAGTATATATTTAAGTGataagtgagtgagtgttttgAATTCATTATCTATCGTTTGTTTAATAACTGCTCGAAAATTTGTTGGTGCGGTGCGGCGCCGACGCTAACAATATGAGAAGTTTTGCATTGAATGCCATGTTTCGTTAAATCTTCTTTGctcggcttttttttaatagaataGGCAATCGCTAATTGTGTAGGGTAACTGTACTATTTCTCAACAGTGTACTTATTTTCGTCAGATGAGTAGACAACCattgttatgaaaaaaaaccgttaaaacCCCAGGAGAAATCCTGGGTAGAATAATTTTTGTGCCGCACTGTGAGATgtcaattttattgcacagtGCGTTTTTAGCGTCGTCAAAATCGCTCGATAAATACAATCTACATTATtacttaaacaaacaaatttcatcAGGAAAGGGTCACTTTTATCATCAAATATTCAACACATTTACCATTTatgaaaaagtttttgaaacCACTCATTAGCTGCTATATCCAACCTCCTCTATGTTCCTAAACAAAGCTGTCAAATCAAACCGCGGGGCCTGCGTGAACGataataaacaacaataacaatccGACACGTACATGTTCCAAGAGCCAACGCAAGATTTAGCAACGCAATTAAAATCTATCTTACTTACTCTAATACAAAAGAGGTTCTTTTTCGAAAATTCCGCAGGGTCCATATTTGTTGTTGCAGAAAAATTGTTCTCCTATTGGAATTAGACAGTCAAATCTTTAAGCGTTAGCTGTAACCGCTTCTACGCCCTTTCCTTACCCAAAATTCATTTCTGGTTGCAGCGCTAGGTCATCAGAGcaggtatttaaaaaaaaagattaggtaaatatttgcatttatcTGTGAAACGAAGCCATAAAAGTGTGAGTGGTATCTtgttaaaagaaaatgctttCACGCCATTATTCAGGTAGGATTTCGAATACCTTTCTCCAAAAAATTATAGAACAAATCAAAAATCGAGTTCTTAATGACTTGCAACTATAACCTTTACGCTTTCATAAACCAAGTTTCCCCTTTTCAGTGGGGAATATTCCGCACTTTGTTACACTTTTTCTCGCTACAGGGTAGATAGACAGCGAGGGTAACGGCACGTGCCTTTCGTTATTTCCATATGTATAATGCTTTGTAAATTCTCTGCACCGGTTCCCTCTGCTTGGATGTTTTTGTTATAGAATAGGTACATAGTTATAAATATCTCTCTCAGCTGCCGACGGACGTCGCACAGGTCCTGCGCATAGCCATCAATAGTTAAGAGCGAACAAGGCGATCTAATAAAAACTTACTTTCATTTTGCGAACAGTGTTGTAAAGATCGGCAAACATGGAAGAACCAGATCGTGATCTTGCTAATATCGATGGGGCGAAACGGAGCGCCGATACATCATTGACGGCATCTCTCAACTCGGAAGACAGCTGGACGCTGCTTGGAAAAGACAACGATCAGCTGTATAAAGACCCGAGTGGAGTGCAGGAGATCGATAAAGAAGATGTTACTGTGGAGAAAGGAGAGGGCCAGTCCACCGGGAAACAGCGTCATGATAGTCACCGAAGCACTGCTGAGTAAGCTAAAACTAGTCTCAATTCATTACTTCTCAAATAAAAGTGTTCTTGTAGACAAGGGACAAAGGGACAAGTAGGATGGATGTTAGCGTGAGAGAAAAGTTGTCGTACTTTCGTGGCACTTTACTACACATTACACACATTGACACGCTTGAGTAATGTACACATTACTCAAGCGCCTACAGAGTCTTATAATGGCTTTTTACCTTGCTTTTCCAGTTCCCAGCTTGACGAATCATCCGATGGCATCAGCATTATCAGTGAGAGTGACGCGGCTAGCTCCGACAAAATGTTGGTCGAAGAGGAATCGCACTACGACCTCTCCACGGTTTATTTCACCCGAAATATTAACCTAAAGCTTCCCGATTATGAGCCACTTACACCGCCCTACACTCCAAATGATCCGAACCCAGCAGGTTCACAGGaacaaatagaaaagaaaacagatttACAGTTAAAACCAACGGATGATCAATCGGTGGAAACGATAGGATCGGTGGTGGAACATACCCATCCTACATCCGTGATCTGGACAAAGTGGATAATTTTTAATCTGCTGGCTATAGGCATGGTGGCCGTCCTATTCGGGAACTCAATGCGACTCCAGAATCGGGTAGACGAGATAAACTTCGAGCACGAAAAGCGCATCTCGGAGCTGGAGCTGGAGAATAACATTTTGAAGAACGAAATGACCAAACTGCGCCATCTTTACACACGTTCAGAGCTAGAGGAGCAAGTTCAGCAGGCTGAATTTGAGTGGATGGATGCATTGAGACAGGAGACAGTGGCAAACGTGTTAGAGGAAATTTCGGAAGCAACTGAAGCTGGAGCAGATAGTACGGTGCCACCGCCACCGGTAAGAATAGTCCCACCACAGGATGGCGGTGTGAAAAGGAAGGTAGTTTGGTCAGGTGATGAAGAGGAACCTATGCTGATTGTTGACAAAGATTATGTACTGCCTGCATTCTGCTACAACCAACATCAAGCGGTGCAGGATGACCTGTTTTCCGAGTATAGTGCAAAGTACTGTGGCATCAAGCAGCGAAAGatcgaagcaaaaaagaaaaaggctgAATTTAGCGAGAAAAAACAAGCAATGCCAGAAAGCTATAACAGATACATCCATCCAAAAGCGTCCGATCAAACTGAGCAAGAGAAGCGAGTCGACCCTGGTAGACCAGCATCACCTTTTAACATTGACTACCAGAAAGCGTTTGATGCCATCAAAGCGGAGGGCAGTGTTATCGTAGAAGCGTTGGGTAACATTCTGGATCTTTCTCCCGAACCAGAGGAAGCTGCACAAGTACGCGTGAAGCCAGAAGGAAGTGGAAGTGTGTCTCAGGGCAATACAAAACCTCCACCAAAAGATTCCACTGTGGCACAGGGTACTGGAGAGATGGAATCAGATTACAAACAGAAACAGGAACAAACGAAGCAACAGATGTATGAGGATcaaaaacagaagaagcaaCGACCGAATGAAAATGAGTATCGTAGTAAAGCGGACAAACcaaagaaaatggaagaaaatgggaaTAGCAAGCATAAGAACGGAAAATCAAAAGGTGATCGTGAAAATAATAGTCGCTATGACAGTAATGATAGTAAAAATGGATATCGAGAGCAGAAAAGGTTTGACGACAACTACAAACATGAACGTAGCACCAACAGCAAGAAAGAGGATCATCATCACGGCAAAAGCAAATATCATCAGAAACGAAAAGATGATCGCCACTCGGACGAACGGAAGGATCATCGCAAGCGTCACAGCGGTGAAGATAATCATTACCACCAACAAAAGTTCAAGCAGAGTGAAGAGTACAAAACACGTGACTATGAACCTCAAGAGCATCATCACGAAAATCGTGACGAGCGACCAAAGCATGTGTATGTCACCGGAAAAGGATCTTATTTGGACGAATATAAAAGAACCGAATTGAACGAGGGTCATGAAAAGTATCACAATAACCAACACCATAACCGGCAGCAGTGGCAACAATCCAGTGGTGATTGGAGCGAAAAGAGGTACAAGGGACGAGATGAATACCGCCAGGGTGGTGGTAAACACGGGGAGAAACATTGGCAGGATCGTATGAAGCATGGCCGTCAGGAGGCTAGGGATGAGCATAGAAAGCAGATGGAAGGTGAAAGCAACTGGTACTTGGAGAGAGGCAATCAGCGCGAGGAGGAGCGAATTTTCCAACAACCAAACGGTCCAACGAATTGAGTGTGAATCGTGCTTCTATCGAATTCAAAACACTATATTTTACAGCATACACTTTCGCATCTATCTTCACCTATTAGGGTTGTTTGCGAAACTCTTATCGGCACAATAGATACTACAGATTTGATTTACAGCTTTCTGATGAGACAAATTTTTTTCAGCTGCAagaactaaaataaaatatgtgaTATATGAGATTAATGAACGTCTCTGCGTACTGCGTATCTaacatgaataaaaacaacaactcgtTCGAGTCCTTTAACAACGGGAAATGTGACATGCTATGGCAATATGACGACGTTTATTCGCAATACGCACCGTGTTTAACGCCCACCACCTAGAAAGCTGGGTCTCCATCGCTGCACCGCCGGCAGATTATTGCGTTGCTTTTCTTCGTGCTCGCGTTCGGCCATCTGTTCCGCCAGTAGGCGCTGATTTTCACGGAATTTTACCAGCGGATTTTCGAAAGATTTGTAATACGTCATCACCTCGCGCACGTCCTCAACTTCACTGGTAGCGATCGTAACGAGCAGTGCCATCAGATCGAATAAACCGGCGTCATCATCGTTGCCGGACCAGCGTGGTATGTTGAGCGTGTTTTCTGGATGTAGCTTTGTCGAGTTTGGATCCCAATCGACGACAATGACCTTGCTTAGATCCCGATTAAGGTTGTCCAAATTTTTCACATGATGACCATCGACAAAGTGTGTCGCATCACGTACCAAACGGTACATGATAAAACCCCGCGGGTCCAGCGCATCTAAAATAGGGAATACAGTCATCCCTTGGTCGGCGGTGAACACCACTATCTCGTAGTTGGCAGCCAACGTCTCCAGGAACTTATCAACCCCGGGGCGTTTCTTAAAACGCCACCCAGTTTGGTACGTCCAGTCCGGATGCACCAGCACATCTTTCATCTCGAGCACTAACGTGTACGGTGGCTGCACGTACGGATATTTCAGCGGATCTGGCAACAGCTTGTCGCGCGAAGGTTCTTGTATCATTTTCTGATAGTATGTCATCGATTTCCACAACCGGCGGAAGTATTGCTGGAACGTGGGCAGTTCCATGAACTCGTCCATAATGATGTTACCTTCCGCGTCCCGGTCGGGTGCGCCAAACACCCACACCATGTACACAGAGAACGCGGAAACGGAAAAGCCGAAGAAAACGAATCCAAACTTCATCCGCTTCCAGGACGattctttctcttcctcctcctcattgcgttgcttttcttgctgcttctcATGTTCGGTCCCTTCGACTGCGGTCTGGG
This genomic window from Anopheles maculipalpis chromosome 2RL, idAnoMacuDA_375_x, whole genome shotgun sequence contains:
- the LOC126559943 gene encoding uncharacterized protein LOC126559943, encoding MEEPDRDLANIDGAKRSADTSLTASLNSEDSWTLLGKDNDQLYKDPSGVQEIDKEDVTVEKGEGQSTGKQRHDSHRSTADSQLDESSDGISIISESDAASSDKMLVEEESHYDLSTVYFTRNINLKLPDYEPLTPPYTPNDPNPAGSQEQIEKKTDLQLKPTDDQSVETIGSVVEHTHPTSVIWTKWIIFNLLAIGMVAVLFGNSMRLQNRVDEINFEHEKRISELELENNILKNEMTKLRHLYTRSELEEQVQQAEFEWMDALRQETVANVLEEISEATEAGADSTVPPPPVRIVPPQDGGVKRKVVWSGDEEEPMLIVDKDYVLPAFCYNQHQAVQDDLFSEYSAKYCGIKQRKIEAKKKKAEFSEKKQAMPESYNRYIHPKASDQTEQEKRVDPGRPASPFNIDYQKAFDAIKAEGSVIVEALGNILDLSPEPEEAAQVRVKPEGSGSVSQGNTKPPPKDSTVAQGTGEMESDYKQKQEQTKQQMYEDQKQKKQRPNENEYRSKADKPKKMEENGNSKHKNGKSKGDRENNSRYDSNDSKNGYREQKRFDDNYKHERSTNSKKEDHHHGKSKYHQKRKDDRHSDERKDHRKRHSGEDNHYHQQKFKQSEEYKTRDYEPQEHHHENRDERPKHVYVTGKGSYLDEYKRTELNEGHEKYHNNQHHNRQQWQQSSGDWSEKRYKGRDEYRQGGGKHGEKHWQDRMKHGRQEARDEHRKQMEGESNWYLERGNQREEERIFQQPNGPTN
- the LOC126558094 gene encoding mitochondrial import inner membrane translocase subunit TIM50-C-like, with the protein product MSKHMLKLKTKTLKMVSRNLHELFRLRQIGQYQTISPSVLYRTNRGQYYNTSQRFIKVWDDPSKWARSYCSSTKFTQCRQVKFFSTVAGKGSNEQQQSTATPQLLSKLFPQTAVEGTEHEKQQEKQRNEEEEEKESSWKRMKFGFVFFGFSVSAFSVYMVWVFGAPDRDAEGNIIMDEFMELPTFQQYFRRLWKSMTYYQKMIQEPSRDKLLPDPLKYPYVQPPYTLVLEMKDVLVHPDWTYQTGWRFKKRPGVDKFLETLAANYEIVVFTADQGMTVFPILDALDPRGFIMYRLVRDATHFVDGHHVKNLDNLNRDLSKVIVVDWDPNSTKLHPENTLNIPRWSGNDDDAGLFDLMALLVTIATSEVEDVREVMTYYKSFENPLVKFRENQRLLAEQMAEREHEEKQRNNLPAVQRWRPSFLGGGR